One segment of Anatilimnocola aggregata DNA contains the following:
- a CDS encoding serine/threonine protein kinase — MTFGQTSIGRTMSRTRLLLKKQIWVWPIIAVVLLATVGFFVRVSIQRTMEDNLRSQLTTLRDVERAMLEKWFHVQESNALSLASEPEVRHAIEAILKARQLAAEQDAAIAPTAIKELQARLQTELEPGMQSHKFFGYIVANRDQRVVASNSEELIGQTHPSYDDLLGRVLDGRSTVTPPYASIALQKDHDGKLRTGLPTMLACVPVRDENFQIIAVLGMRIRPEKEFTEILQFGKFGQTGETYAIDKFGTLVSNSRFDKDLKLLGLIPDTKEAASILNIQVRDPGGDITRDYRRTKHREELPLTKVASELVSGSTGVDLTPHRDYRGVPSIAAWTWLPEYEMGLITKVEYAEAFAPLTILKRTFYTLFGLLTLSAIAIFIFTIVVTRLQREAQKAAIEAKQLGQYRLEERIGAGAMGVVYRGHHAMLRRPTAIKMLEVDRVNESSLARFEREVQITCKLNNPHTVAIYDFGRTPEGVFYYAMEFLDGINLQTLVERYGAQSEARVISILKQICASLFEAHSLGLVHRDIKPANIMLNRRGAEPDVIKVLDFGLVKALNERQSTTGNDLSGTPLYMSPEAIQTPDLVDARSDLYAVGAVGYFLLTGQTVFNAQTLTELCQQHVDGIPETPSKRTGRAISAELEHAILACLEKTRGKRPQTARDLAAMLDRVPIVQPWTLDDAEGWWSRHERGEAIANQAVVAAATTPPAPRPAGNGTVISGLDRTIDGPGN, encoded by the coding sequence ATGACGTTTGGGCAAACGTCGATTGGGCGGACCATGTCGCGGACTCGCCTGTTGCTCAAAAAGCAGATCTGGGTCTGGCCCATCATCGCGGTCGTGTTGTTGGCGACAGTCGGGTTTTTCGTCCGTGTTTCCATTCAGCGGACGATGGAAGACAACCTCCGTTCGCAGCTGACAACGCTCCGCGATGTCGAGCGGGCGATGCTCGAAAAATGGTTCCACGTGCAAGAGTCGAACGCGCTATCACTGGCCAGCGAACCGGAGGTGAGGCACGCTATCGAGGCCATCCTTAAGGCTCGCCAACTGGCCGCTGAGCAAGATGCCGCGATTGCACCGACGGCGATTAAGGAACTTCAAGCGCGGCTCCAGACGGAGTTGGAGCCGGGGATGCAGTCGCATAAGTTCTTCGGCTACATCGTGGCCAATCGCGATCAGCGCGTCGTGGCTTCTAACTCCGAAGAACTGATCGGCCAGACCCACCCCAGCTACGACGACCTCCTTGGTCGAGTTCTGGATGGCAGATCAACCGTCACGCCTCCCTACGCGAGCATTGCCTTACAAAAAGATCACGACGGCAAATTACGAACTGGCCTCCCCACCATGCTCGCCTGCGTGCCGGTGCGCGACGAGAACTTTCAGATCATTGCCGTGCTCGGAATGCGCATTCGGCCAGAAAAAGAATTTACCGAGATTCTGCAGTTCGGCAAGTTTGGCCAAACAGGCGAGACATATGCCATCGATAAGTTCGGGACGCTCGTGTCTAACAGCCGCTTCGATAAGGACCTGAAACTGCTCGGCCTGATTCCCGACACGAAGGAGGCGGCTTCGATTCTGAACATTCAGGTGCGCGACCCAGGTGGTGATATCACACGCGACTATCGCCGTACCAAGCACCGCGAAGAACTCCCCCTAACTAAAGTTGCCTCAGAACTCGTCAGCGGTTCCACGGGCGTCGACTTGACTCCACATCGTGATTATCGCGGCGTCCCCTCGATCGCTGCGTGGACGTGGCTACCGGAATATGAAATGGGGCTGATCACCAAAGTCGAATACGCGGAAGCCTTCGCCCCGCTGACGATTCTCAAGCGGACCTTTTATACACTGTTCGGTTTACTCACACTCAGTGCGATCGCCATCTTCATCTTTACCATCGTGGTTACGCGCCTGCAGCGCGAGGCCCAGAAGGCTGCCATCGAAGCCAAGCAGTTGGGGCAATACCGCTTGGAAGAACGAATCGGCGCGGGCGCAATGGGCGTAGTCTATCGCGGGCACCATGCCATGCTGCGACGGCCGACGGCAATCAAGATGCTGGAGGTCGATCGGGTGAACGAGTCATCACTCGCCCGCTTCGAACGCGAAGTGCAGATTACCTGCAAGCTCAACAATCCGCATACCGTGGCCATTTATGATTTTGGTCGCACCCCCGAAGGGGTCTTTTATTATGCGATGGAGTTTCTCGATGGCATCAACCTACAAACGCTCGTTGAACGCTACGGCGCGCAAAGCGAAGCCCGGGTCATCAGCATCCTGAAACAGATTTGTGCCTCGCTCTTTGAAGCCCATTCGCTGGGCCTGGTGCATCGCGACATCAAGCCCGCCAACATCATGCTCAATCGCCGTGGTGCCGAGCCAGACGTCATCAAGGTGCTTGACTTCGGTCTCGTTAAGGCTTTGAACGAACGTCAATCAACAACTGGCAACGATCTCTCGGGCACACCGCTCTATATGTCTCCCGAAGCGATTCAAACGCCGGACCTGGTCGATGCTCGCAGCGACCTGTACGCCGTCGGAGCCGTTGGTTACTTCCTGCTTACCGGCCAGACCGTCTTCAATGCCCAGACGTTGACCGAACTGTGTCAGCAGCATGTCGATGGAATTCCCGAGACCCCTTCGAAACGAACGGGCCGGGCCATATCCGCGGAACTTGAACACGCGATACTCGCCTGCCTGGAGAAGACCCGCGGTAAACGACCACAAACGGCTCGCGACTTGGCCGCGATGCTCGACCGCGTACCCATCGTTCAACCTTGGACACTCGACGACGCCGAAGGCTGGTGGAGCCGTCACGAACGGGGCGAAGCCATTGCCAATCAGGCTGTAGTTGCTGCCGCGACTACTCCCCCAGCACCGCGCCCCGCCGGCAATGGCACCGTTATCTCGGGGCTTGATCGGACGATCGACGGCCCCGGAAATTAA
- a CDS encoding transaldolase family protein, translated as MTPLQSLVASGTKLWLDSIDPELVKRDRQEGATGATSNPVIISDLIRTGRFDDEIVRLAAEGSTDDQVAWKLTDRLVGQAQQVFLPVWQETSGNDGYVSFELDPLIEDPVANMPHAERVAKYVELGLKWSSGQRNRMIKVPATPAGLEALEPLCAANVTLNVTLIFSPRQYEAARDAIWRGAQKRTNLQRFKSVYSIFVSRVDIYTEKHVPKLSPAAQGQVGIVNAKQIWAENCRFWAEKKLPLQQEMIFASTGTKKKEDAPWKYVEAFAGSDIQTNPPATNEAIARSKREFTRQVDSLPPQAVLDEIAKKVDIAHLEKTLMDEGIQKFADPQKALLQLIAEKRPSK; from the coding sequence ATGACTCCCCTCCAATCGCTCGTAGCCTCCGGTACCAAGTTGTGGCTCGACTCGATCGACCCTGAACTCGTCAAGCGAGATCGTCAGGAGGGTGCCACCGGGGCCACTTCCAATCCAGTCATTATTTCGGACCTGATTCGCACCGGTCGGTTTGACGACGAGATCGTTCGCCTCGCTGCCGAGGGTTCGACCGACGACCAGGTCGCTTGGAAGTTGACCGACCGCCTGGTGGGGCAAGCTCAGCAGGTTTTTTTGCCTGTCTGGCAAGAAACCAGCGGCAACGATGGCTACGTCAGCTTTGAACTTGATCCTCTGATCGAAGATCCGGTAGCGAATATGCCGCATGCCGAGCGGGTGGCCAAATATGTCGAACTCGGGCTGAAGTGGTCTTCTGGTCAGCGGAACCGCATGATCAAAGTTCCCGCCACCCCGGCGGGGCTCGAAGCATTAGAGCCATTATGTGCCGCGAACGTCACGCTAAATGTCACGCTGATCTTTTCGCCCCGGCAGTACGAAGCCGCTCGCGACGCCATCTGGCGCGGCGCTCAAAAGCGTACCAACCTCCAACGCTTCAAATCGGTCTACAGCATTTTTGTCTCGCGCGTTGACATTTACACAGAGAAGCATGTCCCCAAGCTGTCGCCTGCAGCACAGGGGCAAGTGGGCATTGTGAACGCGAAGCAAATCTGGGCGGAGAATTGCCGCTTTTGGGCGGAGAAGAAATTGCCGCTGCAGCAGGAAATGATTTTTGCGAGCACGGGAACCAAGAAGAAGGAAGATGCGCCGTGGAAGTATGTCGAAGCCTTCGCCGGCAGCGACATTCAAACCAATCCCCCGGCCACCAACGAAGCCATCGCCCGCAGCAAGCGCGAGTTCACCCGGCAGGTTGATTCGCTGCCGCCACAGGCCGTCCTCGACGAAATCGCCAAGAAGGTCGACATTGCCCATCTTGAAAAGACTCTGATGGACGAAGGGATTCAAAAATTCGCTGATCCTCAAAAGGCGCTGCTGCAACTGATCGCTGAAAAGCGACCGAGCAAGTAA
- a CDS encoding Minf_1886 family protein yields the protein MSKSMTPDIHPLIKLLCEDRRYKLEAYQFVRSGLEYAQDVLELGRQEEAAVAEGEVRQVRHVTGQDLCHALKLYAHDQYGFMAKLVLAGWGITCTSDFGEIVYNLIKIGEMTKSPEDRREDFDQVFDFNQALVSEFVITAADEAA from the coding sequence GTGTCCAAAAGCATGACTCCCGATATCCATCCGCTCATCAAACTGCTCTGTGAAGACCGCCGCTACAAGCTGGAGGCTTATCAGTTCGTACGCAGCGGACTGGAATATGCCCAGGATGTGCTGGAACTCGGTCGGCAGGAAGAAGCGGCAGTCGCCGAAGGTGAAGTTCGTCAAGTGCGACACGTCACCGGCCAGGACTTGTGCCACGCGCTCAAGTTGTACGCTCACGATCAATACGGTTTCATGGCCAAGCTGGTCCTCGCGGGCTGGGGCATCACGTGCACCAGCGACTTTGGCGAGATCGTTTATAATCTGATCAAGATCGGCGAAATGACCAAATCGCCGGAAGATCGCCGCGAGGATTTTGACCAGGTATTTGATTTCAATCAGGCCCTGGTCAGCGAATTTGTGATCACTGCCGCCGACGAAGCGGCCTGA
- the ricT gene encoding PSP1 domain-containing protein, protein MATTEEPRRQSARYVLRYGSTRALGIFNARGSERYGRGMKVVARTQRGLEAGDVLCEATDDVAKSLSGSPGGAILRELSQEDANELVHIHSKERNEFEVCRNHVKDLGLPMELVDVEHLFGGERVVVYYLAEDRVDFRDLVKKLAAEFQTRIEMRQIGVRDEAKLLADYGDCGKPVCCNTHLHEMPPVSMKMAKLQKATLDPTKISGRCGRLKCCLRYEYDTYEELHKTLPPAGSEIVTSTGRARVLGQEILTQQLLVQMEDGRRVLIGVAEVLTILKTGSGNVRRGRSRDAEEDQQDDSGAAPAGETNAENEPNDRNDRNSGSRQRPTGAGSQQRRDDQRGSQQPRDPQNRETKPPEANRPAEVPYDDMSRGELPANAPPSDPSANLPPTMPPTQVEQPPPDLSSP, encoded by the coding sequence ATGGCGACTACCGAAGAACCACGGCGGCAATCAGCACGATACGTGCTGCGATACGGTTCGACGCGAGCGCTCGGCATCTTCAATGCGCGCGGTAGCGAGCGCTATGGTCGTGGCATGAAAGTCGTCGCCCGTACGCAGCGGGGGCTCGAAGCGGGCGACGTGCTGTGCGAAGCGACCGACGATGTCGCCAAGAGCTTGAGCGGTTCTCCGGGCGGCGCGATCTTGCGCGAACTGAGCCAGGAAGACGCCAACGAACTCGTTCACATTCATAGCAAGGAACGCAACGAGTTCGAGGTCTGCCGCAATCACGTAAAAGACCTCGGCCTGCCGATGGAACTGGTCGATGTTGAGCATCTGTTCGGCGGCGAGCGCGTGGTGGTGTATTACCTGGCCGAAGACCGCGTCGACTTTCGCGACCTGGTGAAGAAACTGGCAGCCGAGTTTCAAACCCGCATCGAGATGCGCCAGATCGGTGTGCGCGACGAAGCCAAACTGCTGGCCGACTATGGTGACTGCGGTAAGCCCGTCTGCTGCAACACGCACCTGCACGAAATGCCACCGGTGTCGATGAAGATGGCCAAGCTGCAAAAGGCGACGCTCGACCCGACGAAGATCTCTGGCCGCTGCGGGCGATTGAAGTGCTGCCTGCGCTACGAATACGATACGTACGAAGAACTGCACAAGACTCTGCCCCCCGCTGGTTCTGAGATTGTCACGTCCACCGGCCGGGCCCGCGTGCTTGGTCAGGAGATTCTCACGCAGCAGTTGCTGGTGCAGATGGAAGATGGCCGCCGCGTGTTGATTGGCGTCGCTGAAGTCCTCACGATTCTGAAGACTGGCAGCGGCAATGTTCGCCGTGGCCGCTCGCGCGATGCCGAAGAGGATCAACAGGACGATTCGGGCGCAGCACCTGCCGGCGAGACTAACGCCGAGAACGAACCGAATGATCGCAATGATCGAAATAGTGGCTCGCGGCAACGACCAACCGGTGCTGGTTCGCAGCAGCGGCGCGATGACCAGCGTGGGAGTCAACAGCCGCGCGATCCACAGAACCGCGAAACGAAACCGCCCGAGGCGAATCGTCCGGCAGAAGTGCCGTACGACGATATGTCGCGCGGTGAACTTCCGGCCAATGCGCCTCCATCAGATCCCAGCGCCAACTTGCCGCCGACAATGCCCCCCACGCAAGTCGAGCAGCCTCCGCCCGATCTTTCCTCTCCTTAA
- the pyrH gene encoding UMP kinase codes for MPESTAPRASFKRIILKLSGESMSHAGERGIGVPEVMHIAGQVKLAHQAGCQIGLVVGGGNILRGSQFKGAGAGIQEATAHYMGMLATVINALALQDALESIGCQTRAMTAIKMDGVAEPYIRRRAKRHLEKGRIVILAAGTGSPFVTTDTAAAQRAMELEAEILMKATKVDGVYSDDPERNPHAMLYSELTYNAVREQNLRVMDSTAIAHCMEHKMPILVFNFRKDGNVLRAVRGEKVGTLISSKA; via the coding sequence ATGCCCGAATCAACTGCTCCGCGCGCAAGCTTTAAACGCATCATTCTCAAGCTTTCGGGCGAGAGTATGAGCCATGCAGGCGAGCGCGGGATTGGCGTGCCAGAGGTCATGCATATTGCTGGGCAAGTTAAACTGGCGCACCAGGCTGGCTGCCAGATCGGGTTGGTCGTAGGGGGAGGAAATATACTGCGCGGCTCGCAGTTCAAAGGTGCCGGAGCAGGCATTCAAGAAGCGACGGCTCATTACATGGGCATGTTGGCGACGGTCATCAACGCGCTGGCTCTGCAAGACGCGCTCGAATCGATCGGTTGCCAGACGCGAGCCATGACGGCCATCAAGATGGACGGCGTCGCCGAGCCTTACATTCGCCGGCGGGCGAAACGTCATTTGGAAAAAGGTCGCATCGTCATCCTGGCGGCGGGCACCGGCAGCCCATTCGTGACGACTGACACCGCTGCCGCCCAGCGGGCGATGGAACTCGAAGCCGAAATTCTGATGAAGGCGACCAAGGTCGACGGCGTCTACAGCGACGACCCGGAACGCAATCCGCACGCCATGCTCTACAGCGAACTCACGTATAACGCCGTTCGTGAGCAAAACCTGCGTGTCATGGACAGCACCGCCATCGCGCATTGCATGGAACACAAGATGCCGATTCTGGTGTTCAACTTTCGCAAGGACGGCAACGTCCTCCGCGCCGTCCGCGGCGAAAAAGTGGGCACGCTCATCAGCAGCAAAGCCTAA
- the scpB gene encoding SMC-Scp complex subunit ScpB, whose protein sequence is MRQTSSIPAIQLQSTSARYGSPLDSPRGCPRITPNRPLILAAATKTVLGLVAESDDELRQTARQRLEAVLFLAREPLNTRKLSQYANLADGTEARTLIRHLNEHYDAVGRAFRVEQVAGGFQLMTRRLFSSWLRRLGHVPPELRLSAPALETLAVIAYRQPTPRADIEAIRGVNCGEVIRQLMERDLVRIGSRSEELGRPYLYNTTKRFLQLFGLVNLDDLPRAQEMRTLMAPATTANPTLSLAVDSFSPLADEPYTDSP, encoded by the coding sequence ATGCGCCAGACCTCTTCCATTCCCGCGATCCAACTGCAAAGTACGTCCGCGCGCTATGGCAGCCCGCTCGACTCGCCGCGCGGTTGCCCACGAATCACACCAAATCGCCCGTTAATTTTGGCCGCCGCGACGAAAACAGTGCTCGGTTTGGTGGCCGAGTCAGACGATGAATTGCGGCAGACCGCCAGGCAGCGGCTTGAGGCGGTTTTATTCCTGGCCCGCGAACCGCTGAATACTCGCAAACTTAGTCAATACGCCAACTTGGCGGATGGAACTGAAGCCCGTACACTAATCCGCCACTTGAACGAACATTACGATGCCGTGGGGCGGGCGTTTCGAGTAGAACAGGTGGCGGGTGGTTTTCAATTGATGACTCGCCGGCTGTTCAGTTCCTGGCTTCGTCGGCTGGGGCATGTGCCGCCTGAGTTGAGATTGTCGGCACCCGCCCTGGAAACGCTAGCAGTAATTGCCTATCGTCAACCAACACCGCGGGCCGATATTGAGGCCATTCGCGGAGTGAACTGCGGCGAAGTGATTCGCCAACTAATGGAACGTGACCTGGTTCGAATCGGCTCGCGTAGCGAAGAACTCGGTCGCCCCTATTTGTACAACACAACCAAACGATTTCTCCAATTATTCGGCCTGGTGAATTTAGACGACTTACCCCGCGCTCAAGAAATGCGAACGCTCATGGCTCCGGCCACTACGGCGAACCCAACCTTGAGTCTGGCTGTCGATTCTTTTTCACCTCTGGCCGATGAACCGTACACCGATTCACCGTAG
- a CDS encoding DUF1501 domain-containing protein, which yields MLRIDAGRTGPYCDGVSRRSFVQLGLAGMGSLGLGSFLKLKEASAASVGKKDTSVILLWIDGGPGHMDTYDMKPEAPPEYRGIWRPINTNVPGMQVTELFPLHAKVADKFSVIRSMHHNNGDHFTAGHWMLTGRGGPSGAAQAGKFPFFGGIATKQSGPRQHGMPANVAIPYAMSIGLRPGYFGGNYIGPQENPFETEGDANNPKFEVKNLTLGKTMSVDRLEDRRNLLSSMDRLRREMDRSGKLEAMDKFDQSAYEMITGEKARQAFDINQETPETRDMYGRHSWGQSALLARRLVEAGTTFVTCHFGGWDHHWNLQSGYDKYLPIIDKLVHGLFTDLSERGLYDKVTVVLCGEFGRTPRMNDGGNGGPPGSMGTPGRDHWGNAMSVLIGGGGIKGGRLIGSTNRLGEVPKDQPLMPGDLHKTLFKVLGVDPNVHYPDLTGRPIVSVDHGAVINELF from the coding sequence ATGTTGCGAATTGATGCTGGCCGGACTGGCCCCTATTGCGATGGCGTTTCCCGTCGCAGCTTTGTGCAACTGGGTCTGGCTGGCATGGGCAGTTTGGGGCTCGGCAGCTTTCTGAAGTTGAAAGAAGCTTCCGCTGCGTCGGTGGGGAAAAAAGATACGTCGGTCATTCTGCTCTGGATCGATGGCGGTCCGGGGCACATGGACACGTACGACATGAAGCCGGAAGCGCCGCCCGAGTATCGCGGCATCTGGCGGCCGATCAACACCAACGTCCCTGGCATGCAGGTGACCGAACTCTTTCCGCTGCACGCGAAAGTGGCCGATAAGTTTTCGGTCATTCGCTCGATGCATCACAACAACGGCGACCACTTCACCGCCGGTCACTGGATGCTCACCGGCCGCGGCGGCCCCAGTGGTGCTGCCCAAGCTGGCAAATTCCCATTCTTCGGCGGCATTGCCACCAAGCAATCGGGCCCGCGCCAACACGGCATGCCAGCCAACGTCGCCATTCCGTATGCCATGAGCATCGGTCTGCGTCCCGGCTACTTCGGCGGCAACTACATCGGCCCGCAAGAGAATCCCTTCGAAACCGAAGGGGATGCGAATAATCCCAAATTCGAAGTGAAGAATCTCACGCTCGGTAAGACCATGTCGGTCGATCGACTTGAAGATCGCCGCAATCTCCTCTCAAGCATGGACAGGCTCCGGCGTGAGATGGATCGCAGCGGCAAGCTTGAAGCGATGGACAAGTTCGATCAAAGCGCGTACGAAATGATCACCGGCGAGAAAGCTCGCCAGGCTTTCGACATTAATCAAGAAACGCCCGAAACTCGCGATATGTACGGCCGCCACTCGTGGGGGCAAAGCGCTTTGCTAGCCCGCCGACTCGTCGAAGCAGGAACGACATTCGTCACCTGTCACTTCGGGGGCTGGGATCATCACTGGAACCTGCAAAGCGGGTACGACAAGTATCTGCCCATCATCGATAAACTCGTGCATGGCCTGTTCACCGACCTGTCGGAGCGAGGGTTGTACGACAAAGTCACAGTCGTTCTGTGCGGCGAATTCGGCCGCACACCGCGTATGAACGACGGCGGTAACGGCGGCCCTCCGGGCAGCATGGGAACTCCCGGTCGCGATCACTGGGGGAACGCCATGTCGGTCCTGATCGGCGGCGGCGGTATCAAGGGTGGCCGGCTGATTGGCAGCACTAATCGTTTGGGCGAAGTTCCCAAGGATCAGCCGCTTATGCCGGGCGACTTGCATAAAACGCTGTTCAAAGTGCTTGGGGTCGATCCCAACGTTCACTATCCCGATCTCACCGGCCGCCCGATTGTCTCCGTCGACCACGGTGCCGTAATTAACGAGCTGTTTTAA
- a CDS encoding DUF1559 domain-containing protein, translated as MFRFVRQSRGKQTAAGFTLVELLVVIAIIGVLMALLLPAVQSARESARRMQCSNHVKQIMLSMHHFHDTYLVLPPGAVRPPAAAVQAKFNLTSSTAYHGWAPFILPFMEQKNLADKYQWDQDWRSMANRAVVETQVKIFICPSSPMQLRWEERTKDGFDIRAAASDYGIMNDVSTSGLNGLGLLDPASNASSDGVMKVNEALRFAEIGDGLSNTFWIDECAGRPAVYRRGGKRASAGPHSDANSSAFSDRNEHVIHGYNSTGTAAGAYAINVTNADEIFAFHPGGAMAGFGDGSVRFLAENTATRVVCALVTRNAGDPID; from the coding sequence ATGTTTCGTTTCGTTCGACAAAGTCGGGGTAAGCAAACTGCCGCTGGCTTCACGTTGGTCGAGCTGTTGGTGGTGATAGCCATCATTGGCGTGTTGATGGCACTTCTGTTGCCGGCAGTGCAGAGTGCCCGCGAGTCAGCGCGGCGGATGCAGTGCAGCAATCACGTGAAGCAGATCATGCTTTCGATGCATCACTTTCACGATACCTACTTGGTTCTGCCGCCAGGGGCAGTTCGTCCACCCGCAGCCGCAGTTCAGGCCAAATTCAATTTGACTTCGTCGACGGCCTATCATGGCTGGGCACCTTTCATACTGCCGTTCATGGAGCAGAAGAACCTGGCGGATAAGTACCAGTGGGACCAAGACTGGCGGAGCATGGCCAACCGTGCGGTAGTCGAAACTCAGGTGAAGATATTCATCTGCCCCTCCTCCCCCATGCAGTTGCGTTGGGAGGAGCGAACGAAGGACGGCTTCGATATTCGCGCGGCCGCCAGCGACTACGGCATCATGAACGATGTCAGCACTTCTGGGCTGAATGGCTTGGGCTTGCTTGATCCAGCGAGTAACGCATCGAGCGACGGCGTGATGAAGGTGAATGAAGCGCTGCGGTTTGCAGAAATAGGCGATGGGCTCTCCAATACGTTTTGGATCGACGAGTGTGCTGGGCGGCCCGCCGTTTATCGCCGTGGCGGCAAGAGAGCATCGGCTGGGCCCCATTCCGACGCCAATTCCAGCGCCTTCAGCGATCGCAACGAGCATGTGATTCACGGCTACAACAGCACGGGAACGGCCGCTGGTGCCTACGCGATTAATGTCACGAATGCGGACGAGATCTTTGCGTTTCATCCCGGTGGCGCGATGGCCGGCTTCGGCGATGGTTCGGTGCGATTCTTGGCAGAAAATACCGCCACACGTGTGGTCTGTGCCTTGGTGACTCGCAACGCGGGCGATCCCATCGATTAA
- a CDS encoding porin — translation MKLSKLAFAAAIAWGIYTSNASAQTYGQQPQVRQVAATNDYFYQPEASPSDRPPPAPMVEQAPMAAAAAPAACDACAEEEEATCDPWRLFCQKECGWNITGFVNAGYTYNFHNPPSTFNGPVTFNDRDSGQFNQLYLVAEKAIDRETCCWNWGGRVDLLYGSDYIFTQSLGWETTPTGGAKWNTNPNYGLAIPQLYAEVGNENNSIKLGHFYTVLGYEVVPANGNFFYSHAYTMQYGEPFTHWGMLGSYKWSDEVSLNYGIVNGWDALDRVQNDPGFIAGFTWTGCEDVLAFNVIYGNEPRFDNTAVYTDRYTHSLVYTRNISEDWQYIFQHDYGRQVAGGLGGAENAEWYGINQYLFYTINDCWKWGFRGEWFRDDDGVRVTGVRPNNPLAGSTFAGNFYELTTGLNYSPTANLTVRGEVRYDWFNGIPAGGALALPYDDGTRTDQTTFGIDLIYLF, via the coding sequence ATGAAACTGTCGAAGCTTGCTTTCGCTGCCGCGATCGCTTGGGGCATTTACACAAGTAATGCCTCTGCCCAAACGTATGGGCAACAACCACAAGTTCGTCAGGTCGCTGCGACCAACGACTACTTCTATCAACCCGAGGCTTCGCCCAGCGACCGGCCACCGCCGGCCCCGATGGTCGAACAAGCCCCAATGGCTGCCGCTGCTGCTCCGGCCGCATGCGACGCCTGTGCCGAAGAAGAAGAAGCCACCTGCGATCCTTGGCGGTTGTTCTGCCAAAAGGAATGCGGCTGGAACATCACCGGCTTCGTCAACGCCGGCTACACCTACAACTTCCACAACCCACCTTCGACCTTCAATGGCCCAGTGACCTTCAACGATCGTGATTCTGGTCAATTCAACCAGTTGTATCTCGTCGCTGAGAAGGCCATCGACCGTGAAACGTGCTGCTGGAACTGGGGTGGTCGCGTCGACCTGCTGTACGGTTCGGATTACATCTTCACGCAATCGCTGGGCTGGGAAACGACCCCAACCGGTGGAGCGAAGTGGAATACCAATCCGAACTACGGGTTGGCCATTCCTCAGCTGTACGCCGAAGTGGGTAACGAGAACAACTCCATCAAGCTCGGTCACTTCTATACCGTTCTCGGTTACGAAGTGGTGCCTGCGAATGGCAACTTCTTCTACTCGCACGCTTACACGATGCAGTACGGCGAGCCCTTCACCCATTGGGGTATGCTCGGTTCGTACAAGTGGAGCGACGAAGTCAGCCTGAACTACGGCATTGTGAACGGTTGGGATGCTCTCGACCGCGTTCAGAATGACCCGGGCTTCATCGCTGGTTTCACCTGGACTGGCTGCGAAGACGTACTCGCGTTCAACGTGATTTACGGCAACGAACCTCGCTTCGACAATACCGCCGTCTACACCGATCGCTATACCCATAGCCTCGTGTATACCCGCAACATCAGCGAAGATTGGCAGTACATCTTCCAGCACGATTACGGTCGCCAGGTGGCTGGTGGTCTGGGTGGTGCGGAAAACGCTGAATGGTACGGCATCAATCAGTACCTCTTCTACACAATCAACGATTGTTGGAAGTGGGGCTTCCGTGGTGAATGGTTCCGCGATGACGATGGCGTCCGCGTCACCGGTGTTCGCCCGAACAACCCGCTGGCCGGTTCGACGTTCGCTGGCAACTTCTACGAGTTGACCACGGGCCTGAACTACTCGCCCACTGCGAACCTGACCGTCCGCGGTGAAGTCCGCTACGACTGGTTCAACGGTATTCCTGCCGGCGGTGCCTTGGCCCTGCCCTACGATGACGGCACCCGGACTGACCAGACCACCTTCGGTATCGATTTGATCTACCTGTTCTAA